A single window of Oreochromis aureus strain Israel breed Guangdong linkage group 7, ZZ_aureus, whole genome shotgun sequence DNA harbors:
- the rpl28 gene encoding 60S ribosomal protein L28: MSSHLQWMVIRNCSSFLIKRNGQTYSTEPNNLKARNSFRFNGLVHKKTVGVQPAADGKGVVVVLKKRAGQNKPANSYVKVTINKNSRATLNSLRHIIRKNKYRKDLRMAALRRASAILKSQKPVVVKKKRTRAAKTA; this comes from the exons ATGTCGTCCCATTTGCAGTGGATGGTCATCAGGAACTGCTCCAGCTTCCTCATCAAGAGGAACGGACAGACCTACAGCACT GAGCCCAACAACCTGAAGGCCAGGAACTCTTTCCGCTTCAATGGGTTGGTGCACAAGAAGACTGTAGGTGTGCAGCCTGCAGCCGACGGCAAGGGTGTCGTCGTAGTGCTGAAGAAGCGTGCAG GCCAGAACAAACCTGCCAACTCCTACGTCAAGGTCACCATCAACAAGAATTCCCGTGCCACCCTCAACAGCTTGAGGCACATCATTCGCAAGAACAAATACAGGAAGGACCTGCGTATG GCTGCCCTGCGTCGTGCCAGCGCTATCCTGAAGAGCCAGAAGCCTGTTGTGGTCAAAAAGAAGCGCACCAGGGCTGCCAAGACCGCATAA